The DNA region CTTGTCAGTCGCCTTGATGTAGTTCATATCAAACGAGTACTACAATGATCCGTTCTAAGAAGCCAAACATGACTTGGAATGGACAACAATATGATCATGTTCATAGGTGTTCTGTTTGTTATGTAAAATACGGTTTCATTAAAAATGCAGAAGAACCTAATAAGCTTAATCAGGTGATTAAAGGAAAGTTAGATGGTGCTGCGATGAGACAAAGGGCAGAGACATATATAAACAATCAAATTGCCAAAAATGAGATTATAGCAGACATCTATCTTTACAAGTATTTAGATACTACTAAAAAGACTGTTAAAAAGTTATTTCCTGAGCTATTGGAATGGATTGAGGAACAGAAACAGTTACAGAAAGCGCGAATGAATAACAAAGTAGAGGAGGAGCGAATAGAGCGCATTAAAGAAGCCGTAATTCTTATCACAAATCATGGGGATTATCCAACTTATGAAAATGTTGTTGAAATAAGCGGAGTTCCTAAAAATTACATTAGAACTCATAAGAAGGTAAGCAACGTCTTTAATGAGTTAAAGAAAAGATATAGGAGAAAATAATTTCTTCAAAATACTGCGGCAATTTATAAACGAGCTGCTTATTTGTTCTTTTATTAAGCTAAAGAAGACTAATGATCAAAAACGACATTATACTATAAATTTACCGACAAAAAGACTATAAAATATTCATCATATTAATGATTTTTACCGACAAAATAAAATAAAATTAACAAGTACAATTCAGCGAGCATAAAATCAAGCGGCGTATCGCTTGATTTTATGCTCGTTTTTCTTCCCGGTTTGCCGATGGTTCACATAAATGTGCAATGATTATTCGAGATGATTACAAGTGATCAGCAAAATGTAATGCTATTGTTGATGTAACACTGTCCGCTTTAGATATCACAGACCACAAAAATAATTCTTTACCGATCGTTCTTGAAATGATATAGTAACAGCAAGTTAGATCTAATTGTTTTTTTGCGACTTTGGGAACGATCGTTCTAAAATTGTTTTGCAAGCTTATCTACACTAATCTGAATAATCTGAGGGAGAGAATAAGATGAAATACACAGTGATCACAGGAGCAAGTTCAGGGATTGGATATGAGACGGCATTGGCCTTTGCTGCACGCGGCAAAAACTTGATTTTGGTAGCTAGAAGATTGGATAAATTGGAAGAACTCAAGTCAGCAATTCAGGATATTGATCCTGCTGTAGATGTTATTGTTCGTACAATTGACCTGTCTGTTACAGATCAGGCTTACACGCTGTACGACAATTTAAAAGAATACCAAATTGAGACGTGGATTAACAATGCAGGGCTTGGTGAAGGTTCTTTTGTAGCAGAACAGAAGCTGGATAAGGTTGAAACGATGTTGCGTGTTAATATCGAATCCTTGACCATCCTTTCTACACGATATGTAAGAGATTATGCTGATGTAGAAGGTACTCAACTCATTAACGTCTCATCCGCACTTGGATATGCCATTGCTGTTGGAAGCGTCGCTTACTCTGCATCTAAATATTACGTGAGTGCCTTCACAGAAGGGCTGGCCAAAGAACTCGAACTGAAAGGTGCAAAGCTAAAGGCAAAAATTCTGGCACCAGCGATAACGGAAACGGAATTCGTCAAGAAATCATTAGATGCTGAGGAATTTGATTACAAAGTAAACATGCCTAGGTACCATACTGCCAAACAAATGGCGGGCTTCATGGTGGATTTGTATGATAGCAACGAAGTGGTAGGGATTGTAGATCAGAACTATGATTTCAATCTGAGAGGCCCAATCTATCCAATCCTTTCAGAATTTTAAATTCAATTCGTATATGCATGGAACTTTATCGAAAGAGGAGAGTCTCGAAATGGAAAAGTTGTGGAGTAAGACGAAGATTGGAACAATGGAATTAGCTCATCGTTTAGCAATGGCACCGATGACACGTAGTAGATCACAAGAAGATGGGACACCGGGAGAGCTAACATCCCTTTATTATGCTCAACGAGCGTCAATGGGACTCCTTATTACTGAGGGGGTACAGCCTTCTGATGATGGGCAAGGTTACTTATGGTCCCCTGGGATCTATACGGATAAACATATTGAAGGATGGAGAAAGGTTACAGATGCAGTGCACAAAGCAGGTGGATATATGTATATCCAATTAATGCATGCTGGTCGCATGTCACATCCAGACAACACACCACATCATCGCCAACCTGTTGCACCATCTGCAATCGCACCCGGTGTAGAGATGTTTACTGCCAAAGGAATGCAGGAGATCCCTGTTCCGCGTGAGTTAAGTAAAGAGGATATTCAAACGACCATTGCGGATTTCCGGAAAGCGGCAGCAGCAGCTATTAAAGCAGGTGCGGACGGCGTTGAAATTCATGGAGCCAATGGGTATCTGATCAATCAATTTATCGGAGAAAATTCGAATACACGGACAGATGAATATGGGGGATCAATCGAAAATCGTGCTCGCTTTGCGATCGAAGTAACAAAAGCTATCGTCGATGAAATTGGAGCGGAAAGAACAGGCTTCCGTATTTCGCCAGGGACACCTCTTGGTGGGATTCAAGATGGTGAACAAGGTCCAGAACTTTATAGCTACCTTGTTAAGGAATTAGCTCCATTGGATTTAGCTTACCTTCATGTCATGCATCTTGGGAACGAACAACTGCTCCAAGACATTCGTTCAATCTGGACGAATCCATTGTTAGTCAATCGTGCTGGACGAGCTCTGGAAGATCTTAGCGTGGATATAGATAACGGCATTGCTGATCTGGTACCCGTTGGTGTGTGGTCATTAGCCAATCCGGATTTAGTGGAACGACTGCAAGCAGGTGCGCCATTGAACGAAGCAGATCCAACAACATTTTTTGGCCTGGGAAGCAAAGGTTATACGGATTATCCTACGATGGAAGAATTAAAATCCCGAAAAGGTTAATCATAATGTAAATGGTAAATCATGGCGTACAACGGATCGTTGTGCGCCATGATTTATTCACAAACGTTCATGTGAGCGGCGTAACCTAAACATTTTAGCTTGATGCATACATTACATTCTATCGGCAGGGTGAACCGTGTTTTGGTTTAAGGCATTCGCATCCACCCTGATTTTATTAGCAAAGGAAGAGGATGGATCATGAAAGCAGCACAAATACGGAAATATTCAAAGAAAATCCAGGTGGAATTAAATGATGTAAGCATACCACAGATCAATAGCCGTGAGGTGCTTGTCAAAGTAAAAGCAGCAGGTGTAAATCCGCTGGACATTCTTAATATGAATGGTAGCGTTCGGTTGATTGCCGATTATGCGTTGCCATTAACTTTAGGAAATGAACTGTCTGGCGTTATTGAAGCCGTTGGTGATGATGTTTTGAATTTTAAGGTGGGTGACCCTGTCTATACGAGGCTGCCACTTGCTAAAATAGGTGCTTTTGCCGAATATGCGGCCGTGAATGAAGATGCTTTATCCATCATGCCTGAACATCTATCTTTTATTGAAGCTGCTGCAGTACCCCTTACTGCCTTGACAGCTTATCAGGCATTGCATGATGTACTAGCTGCCCAGCCGAATA from Paenibacillus sp. JNUCC-31 includes:
- a CDS encoding SDR family NAD(P)-dependent oxidoreductase, with the translated sequence MKYTVITGASSGIGYETALAFAARGKNLILVARRLDKLEELKSAIQDIDPAVDVIVRTIDLSVTDQAYTLYDNLKEYQIETWINNAGLGEGSFVAEQKLDKVETMLRVNIESLTILSTRYVRDYADVEGTQLINVSSALGYAIAVGSVAYSASKYYVSAFTEGLAKELELKGAKLKAKILAPAITETEFVKKSLDAEEFDYKVNMPRYHTAKQMAGFMVDLYDSNEVVGIVDQNYDFNLRGPIYPILSEF
- a CDS encoding alkene reductase, coding for MEKLWSKTKIGTMELAHRLAMAPMTRSRSQEDGTPGELTSLYYAQRASMGLLITEGVQPSDDGQGYLWSPGIYTDKHIEGWRKVTDAVHKAGGYMYIQLMHAGRMSHPDNTPHHRQPVAPSAIAPGVEMFTAKGMQEIPVPRELSKEDIQTTIADFRKAAAAAIKAGADGVEIHGANGYLINQFIGENSNTRTDEYGGSIENRARFAIEVTKAIVDEIGAERTGFRISPGTPLGGIQDGEQGPELYSYLVKELAPLDLAYLHVMHLGNEQLLQDIRSIWTNPLLVNRAGRALEDLSVDIDNGIADLVPVGVWSLANPDLVERLQAGAPLNEADPTTFFGLGSKGYTDYPTMEELKSRKG